AACGGCAACTCCGGGACGACGCAGCGGTAGCGATCCCCCAGGCCCTCGACGACGGTGTCCCACAGGGAGCCACCCATCAACACCCCGTGCAGCAACACCACCACCGGCCCGTCACCGCCGGTATCGGAATACATGAGATCCGCGGACG
This genomic window from bacterium contains:
- a CDS encoding alpha/beta hydrolase encodes the protein MQRKGPTSADLMYSDTGGDGPVVVLLHGVLMGGSLWDTVVEGLGDRYRCVVPELP